In Dermacentor silvarum isolate Dsil-2018 chromosome 2, BIME_Dsil_1.4, whole genome shotgun sequence, the following proteins share a genomic window:
- the LOC119439941 gene encoding uncharacterized protein LOC119439941: MPCKCCVPRCRGNYTGDTKVHVFKFPRDQALRDAWIRAVPRENLTVTEHSRVCELHFMDEDIIRDATHTDQATGRVMTVPLSHVRLRPDAVPSKFPNHSSYLSRKTARREDPDSKRARIENAALQKAIAESNEAFIRAREEDKVNSVSELANHLRSQGMKFWDVIERNERLLLIHIVDDEAPWLKYSVCVKGYLSVTLYVMKTAVKKLGANLCVPEIANSKRGMVELLEGIEKWDCDLMSNSVAEICEAVCLLLDQLCTSQAEDDANCIQFLKEQVTLHLSKKQRRRYSADFMMFCCIVFTISPHAYAFIRSHGSITLPHPMTIRSVCSSYGMSPQQEHQSETFLSYMTTRISDLKDDQRFVTVMVDEIHIKPYFDYKGGNITGAAINRNEAANCALVFMVRSVTCKFKEVAHIVPVHRVEAEFLQKTLKDVICGLEKIGYRVMCVVSDNNSVNRKAMSLFESPPCNRIVYQHPSDPSRPLFFVIDPVHILKCIRNNWINQKNDQICFYFPEIKETHQNQSECKQRHLQQSGTFTAKSVTSC, translated from the exons ATGCCGTGCAAATGCTGTGTACCTCGATGCCGCGGAAACTACACGGGGGACACGAAGGTGCACGTCTTCAAGTTCCCGAGAGATCAAGCTCTAAGGGACGCTTGGATTCGCGCTGTGCCACGGGAAAACCTCACGGTCACCGAACATTCCAGG gtatgtgaacttcatttcatggacgaggacattattcgagacgcgacgcatacagatcaagcaactggccgcgtaatgacagtgccgctatctcatgtgcgccttcgcccagacgctgtaccgtcgaagttcccgaatcattcgagctacttgtccagaaagaccgcgaggagggaagatcctgactccaagcgcgcgcgaatagagaatgcagcccttcagaaagccatcgctgaatccaacgaggcatttatcagagcacgcgaggaggataaagtcaacagtgtgagcgaacttgccaaccacttaaggagccaagggatgaagttctgggatgttatcgaaagaaatgaaaggctTCTTCTCATTCACATTGTCGACGATGAAGCACCGTGGTTGAAATACTCTGTTTGCGTGAAAGGATATTTGAGCGTGACACTATACGTTATGAAAACGGCCGTAAAAAAGCTCGGTGCAAATCTCTGCGTTCCCGAAATCGCTAACAGTAAAAGGGGTATGGTGGAACTCCTGGAAGGCATCGAGAAGTGGGACTGTGACCTGATGTCCAACTCAGTCGCCGAAATTTGCGAGGCTGTTTGTTTACTGCTTGATCAGCTTTGCACGTCCCAAGCAGAAGATGACGCCAACTGTATTCAATTTCTGAAAGAGCAAGTCACCTTGCACCTATCGAAAAAACAGCGCAGGCGCTACTCTGCTGATTTCATGATGTTTTGCTGTATTGTTTTCACTATATCGCCCCATGCATACGCGTTCATACGTAGCCATGGAAGCATCACCTTGCCGCATCCTATGACGATAAGATCAGTGTGCTCGTCTTATGGTATGAGTCCTCAACAAGAGCATCAGAGTGAAACATTCCTCAGCTACATGACAACAAGAATTTCTGACCTGAAAGATGACCAGCGCTTTGTCACAGTTATGGTTGATGAAATACATATAAAACCTTACTTTGACTACAAAGGAGGCAATATTACCGGCGCTGCAATTAATAGAAATGAAGCTGCTAACTGTGCGCTCGTTTTCATGGTGCGCAGCGTGACGTGTAAATTCAAAGAAGTTGCGCACATCGTGCCGGTGCACCGagtagaggcggagttcctgcaaaagacgcttaaagacgtgatttgtgggctggaaaagattgggtaccgggttatgtgcgtcgtcagcgacaacaactctgtgaacagaaaagcgatgtcacttttcgaatcacctccgtgtaacagaattgtgtACCAACATCCATCAGACCCTTCAAGGCCGCTGTTCTTCGTTATAGACCCAGTGCACATTCTAAAATGCATACGAAATAACTGGATCAATCAGAAGAATGACCAAATTTGTTTCTACTTCCCGGAGATCAAGGAGACACACCAGAATCAGAGCGAATGCAAACAGCGTCATTTGCAACAATCAGGGACCTTCACAGCAAAGAGTGTGACCAGCTGTTGA